The proteins below are encoded in one region of Anguilla anguilla isolate fAngAng1 chromosome 3, fAngAng1.pri, whole genome shotgun sequence:
- the gcgb gene encoding glucagon b — MKGIYSLVGLLVLVSVQSSWQIPLQKTQDNYSLLTEGDLFDEPVELTHVKRHSQGTFTNDYSKYQEMKQAQDLVQWLMNSKRNGNSSRRHAEGTFTSDVSSFLQDQAAKEFVSWLKSGKAIAE, encoded by the exons ATGAAGGGAATTTACTCTCTGGTTGGACTTCTTGTCCTGGTTAGTGTTCAGAGCAGTTGGCAAATCCCCCTACAGAAGACCCAAGACAACTACAG CTTATTGACAGAAGGTGATTTGTTTGACGAGCCGGTGGAACTTACACATGTGAAAAGGCACTCCCAAGGAACGTTCACCAATGATTATAGCAAATATCAGGAGATGAAGCAAGCGCAAGACTTGGTTCAATGGTTAATGAACTCCAAGAGAAATGG AAATTCTTCAAGACGCCATGCTGAAGGGACCTTCACCAGTGATGTCAGCTCCTTTCTGCAAGACCAGGCTGCCAAGGAGTTTGTTTCTTGGTTGAAGTCAGGGAAGGCCATAGCAGAGTAg
- the LOC118222295 gene encoding dipeptidyl peptidase 4-like: MGYGKVLLGIIGAAGVVTLIVVPTVIFLNEQDVGDPMKTYTLDDYFNSTIRYRSYNMRWISDNEYLNRTRNGAVVLHQVDTGIISVFLNSDTLDEVQATDYLVSADRQYVCFQINYTKQWRHSFTASYSMFHREKNLFVESHIPDMVQNLAWAPTGNKLAFVWNFNVYVKPNATAEAMQVTTNGLENAILNGIPDWVYEEEMFSSNNAMWWSPSGRFLAYAEFDDRLVPNIEYSWYGSDQYPQTVIIPYPKAGATNPTVKLFVADTTQAPPQIMQVAVPSSVGASDHYLSSVTWVTDERIAVQWQTRKQNYVLLQIYDFDGSHWNETESHVEESERGWVGRFSPATPVFAEDNISFYKVMSDSNGYKHIHHVNAGVATPITSGTWEVISISKLTKDAIYYISNEHLRRPGQRNLYKIAVGSKPSTPQCLTCTVDEDRCQYNSAYFSKNGSFYCMECYGPGLPLFILYDNRGTLTEIRVIEDNKDLEQILSGIQMPTVQRDTIRIGGLDLWYQMTLPPHFDKSKKYPLLIDVYAGPCSQKVNDVFRLDWATYLASTENVIVASFDGRGSGYQGDAIMHAIYKRLGTFEVEDQISAVRQFINMGFIDKDRIAIWGWSYGGYVTSMALGAGSGVFKCGMAVAPVSKWEYYDSIYTERYMNQPSDNPAYENSTVTGRAANFKSVQYLLVHGTADDNVHFQQAAQISKALVEAEVDFDAMWYTDKDHGLGGSAHHHVYTHMSYFLLKCFGMK; the protein is encoded by the exons ATG GGCTATGGCAAAGTTCTTCTAGGGATCATAGGTGCAGCAGGCGTCGTCACGTTAATTGTGGTACCAACAGTTATTTTTTTGAACG AACAAGATGTGGGCGATCCAATGAAGACATACACACTTGACGACTACTTCAACAGCACCATTCGTTATAGATCATACAATATGCGCTGGATATCAG ACAACGAGTACCTAAATAGAACCAGAAATGGAGCAGTAGTGCTTCACCAAGTCGACACAGGAATCATCTCAGTATTTTTGAACAGCGATACCTTA GATGAGGTACAAGCAACTGATTACTTGGTGTCTGCCGATCGGCAGTATGTATGTTTTCAGATCAATTACACAAAG CAATGGAGGCACTCTTTCACTGCTTCTTACTCTATGTTccacagggaaaaaaa tTTGTTTGTGGAGTCCCATATTCCAGATATGGTGCAGAACTTAGCATGGGCTCCAACTGGAAATAAACTG GCCTTTGTTTGGAATTTCAATGTTTATGTAAAACCAAACGCCACAGCGGAAGCTATGCAAGTGACTACCAACGGGCTAGAGAATGCGATTCTCAATGGCATCCCTGACTGGGTGTATGAGG AGGAGATGTTCTCATCGAACAATGCAATGTGGTGGTCTCCGAGTGGGAGGTTCCTGGCCTATGCAGAGTTTGATGACAGATTGGTCCCCAACATTGAATATTCTTGGTATGGATCTGATCAGTATCCCCAAACAGTCATTATTCCATACCCCAAG GCAGGGGCAACAAATCCCACAGTCAAGCTGTTTGTTGCTGATACTACCCAAGCCCCACCACAAATCATGCAGGTTGCAGTGCCAAGTTCAGTAGGAGCAAG TGACCACTATTTGAGTTCCGTCACCTGGGTTACAGACGAGCGCATTGCAGTCCAGTGGCAGACGAGGAAGCAGAACTATGTCCTTTTACAGATCTATGACTTTGATGGGAGCCACTGGAATGAGACAGAA agtCACGTGGAAGAGAGTGAGCGTGGATGGGTTGGGCGa ttttcaccaGCTACACCTGTCTTTGCTGAGGACAACATCAGTTTTTACAAAGTGATGAGTGACTCAAATGGCTATAAGCACATCCATCACGTGAATGCT GGTGTGGCCACCCCCATCACATCAGGAACTTGGGAGGTGATCTCCATTTCCAAACTGACCAAAGACGCCAT ATACTACATCAGTAACGAACACCTTCGGCGGCCTGGCCAGAGGAACCTTTACAA GATTGCAGTTGGCAGCAAACCTTCCACTCCTCAATGCCTTACTTGTACAGTGGATGAGGACCGGTGTCAGTACAACTCGGCGTACTTCAGTAAAAATGGCTCTTTCTACTGCATGGAGTGCTATG GACCTGGTCTACCTTTGTTTATACTTTATGACAACAGGGGCACTCTAACAG AGATCCGGGTTATTGAAGACAACAAAGATCTGGAACAGATTCTTTCTGGGATCCAGATGCCAACCGTGCAGCGTGACACCATCAGGATCGGTGGATTGG ACCTTTGGTACCAAATGACTCTGCCTCCTCATTTCgacaaatcaaaaaaatatcCCCTCCTAATCGATGT GTACGCAGGACCATGTAGCCAGAAGGTAAATGACGTTTTCAGGCTGGACTGGGCCACATACCTTGCCAGTACAGAGAATGTTATTGTGGCCAGCTTTGACGGAAGGGGCAGTGGTTACCAAGGTGACGCTATAATGCACGCTATCTACAAACGGCTGGGAACATTTGAAGTGGAAGATCAAATTTCAGCTGTGAG acaATTTATTAATATGGGCTTTATAGACAAAGACAGAATAGCCATCTGGGGTTGG TCATATGGAGGTTATGTAACATCCATGGCACTGGGTGCTGGGAGTGGAGTTTTCAAGTGTGGAATGGCAGTTGCCCCAGTATCTAAATGGGAATATTATG ACTCAATCTATACTGAACGTTATATGAACCAACCTTCTGATAATCCTGCATATGAA AATTCCACAGTAACCGGTAGGGCTGCAAATTTCAAATCTGTTCAATACCTTTTGGTTCATGGCACAGCAGATG ACAATGTTCATTTCCAGCAAGCTGCACAAATCTCCAAAGCTCTTGTCGAGGCAGAAGTGGACTTTGACGCAATG TGGTACACTGATAAGGACCATGGCCTGGGAGGCTCTGCCCATCATCACGTCTACACACACATGAGCTACTTCCTCCTGAAGTGCTTTGGCATGAAATAG